A portion of the Nitratidesulfovibrio termitidis HI1 genome contains these proteins:
- a CDS encoding ABC transporter ATP-binding protein, whose product MDTTTGPNGATGAGVPAVVCAGLRKRYGEGATAVHALRGVDLTVQRGELLMLVGPSGCGKTTLISVMAGILDPTEGSCRILGQDMTALAPRPRAAFRARNIGFVFQAYNLNPALTAAENVSVPLRICGAPLRESMRKAEAALELVGLGDKTESAPGDLSGGQQQRVAIARALVHQPQLIVCDEPTSALDHANGQRVMELLRRVGTVDGRALVIVTHDARIFEFADRIAELDDGQVTRVGTPGALTSVQTSAQPEQLRVAGTADMHGGITSATPDVGGDGNRPPAYDTPPGGNGTGTSARTPHSCMD is encoded by the coding sequence ATGGATACTACGACCGGCCCGAATGGCGCGACTGGTGCAGGAGTCCCCGCCGTGGTCTGCGCCGGGCTGCGCAAGCGATACGGAGAAGGGGCCACCGCCGTGCACGCCCTGCGCGGCGTGGACCTGACCGTGCAGCGCGGCGAACTGCTGATGCTGGTGGGGCCCTCCGGCTGCGGCAAGACCACGCTCATCTCGGTCATGGCGGGCATTCTGGACCCCACGGAAGGCAGTTGCCGCATCCTGGGGCAGGACATGACCGCACTGGCCCCCCGGCCCCGCGCGGCCTTTCGCGCCCGCAACATAGGTTTCGTGTTCCAGGCCTACAACCTGAACCCTGCCCTGACGGCGGCGGAGAACGTTTCCGTGCCGCTGCGCATCTGCGGCGCGCCCCTGCGCGAGTCCATGCGCAAGGCGGAAGCGGCGCTGGAACTGGTGGGCCTTGGCGACAAGACGGAATCCGCCCCCGGCGATCTTTCCGGCGGGCAGCAGCAGCGGGTGGCCATTGCCCGCGCCCTGGTGCACCAGCCGCAACTGATCGTCTGCGACGAACCCACCAGCGCCCTGGACCACGCCAACGGGCAACGGGTCATGGAACTGCTGCGCCGGGTGGGCACCGTGGATGGCCGGGCGCTGGTCATCGTCACCCACGATGCCCGCATCTTCGAATTTGCCGACCGCATCGCCGAACTGGACGACGGCCAGGTGACCCGCGTGGGCACGCCCGGCGCCCTGACTAGTGTCCAGACCAGCGCCCAGCCCGAGCAGCTGAGGGTGGCGGGCACGGCGGACATGCACGGTGGGATCACCAGCGCAACGCCGGACGTCGGCGGCGATGGCAACCGGCCCCCCGCATACGACACCCCACCCGGCGGCAACGGCACGGGGACATCCGCCCGGACGCCGCATAGCTGCATGGACTGA
- a CDS encoding efflux RND transporter periplasmic adaptor subunit, with product MRRNIILSYVLPALALAGLVAGVVYASRASAPPAPVPPVADPAAPPYEKYISGSGIVEAASRDVGVATPTSGVIVEIPVTVGDAVKKGDMLFRLDDRERKAALAQQKAALVVARARVAEARVALEKAHADAVRVRSLRDGRAVSAEETAQRGYAEDAARTALASASADATQAEAAARAIEVDLERLSVRAPMDATVLQVNVSEGEYATAGALSSPLVMLGDVSRLHVRVDIDENIAWRYRAGMPATVFLRGNRDFSAPLRFVRVEPYVLPKTSLTGDTTERVDIRVLQVLYAFDAKDMPAYVGQQVDVYFDDTGHGAVSLSGERGASLSDGRDTSLSGIASPSGSTLQKDGQFPEVVVPVRDAGARAVRTRPATGTGVRG from the coding sequence ATGCGACGCAACATCATCCTTTCCTATGTCCTTCCCGCCCTGGCCCTTGCGGGCCTTGTGGCGGGCGTCGTGTACGCCTCGCGCGCATCGGCGCCGCCCGCCCCGGTGCCGCCGGTGGCCGACCCGGCCGCGCCGCCCTACGAAAAGTACATCAGCGGTTCCGGCATCGTGGAGGCGGCCAGCCGCGACGTGGGCGTGGCCACGCCCACGTCCGGCGTCATCGTGGAGATTCCCGTCACCGTGGGCGACGCGGTGAAGAAAGGCGACATGCTGTTCCGGCTGGACGACCGCGAGCGCAAGGCAGCCCTGGCGCAGCAGAAGGCCGCCCTTGTGGTGGCCCGCGCCAGGGTGGCCGAGGCCCGCGTGGCCCTGGAAAAGGCCCATGCCGACGCCGTCCGCGTGCGCAGCCTGCGCGACGGGCGCGCCGTAAGCGCGGAAGAGACGGCCCAGCGCGGCTACGCCGAGGACGCCGCCCGCACCGCACTGGCTTCGGCCTCGGCGGATGCGACCCAGGCCGAGGCGGCGGCCCGCGCCATAGAGGTGGACCTGGAACGGTTGAGCGTGCGCGCGCCCATGGATGCCACGGTGTTGCAGGTGAACGTGAGCGAGGGCGAATACGCCACGGCGGGTGCGCTTTCCTCCCCGCTGGTCATGCTGGGCGATGTCAGCCGCCTGCACGTGCGGGTGGACATCGACGAGAACATCGCCTGGCGCTACCGCGCGGGCATGCCCGCCACGGTGTTCCTGCGCGGCAACCGCGACTTTTCCGCGCCGCTGCGTTTCGTGCGGGTGGAACCCTACGTGCTGCCCAAGACGTCCCTGACCGGCGACACCACCGAGCGCGTGGACATCCGGGTGTTGCAGGTGCTGTACGCCTTCGACGCCAAGGACATGCCCGCCTACGTGGGTCAGCAGGTGGACGTGTATTTCGACGACACCGGGCACGGTGCGGTAAGCCTGTCCGGTGAGCGTGGCGCGTCTCTGTCCGATGGACGCGACACGTCTCTGTCCGGGATCGCATCTCCGTCCGGCAGCACGTTGCAAAAGGACGGGCAGTTTCCCGAGGTGGTGGTG
- a CDS encoding ATP-binding protein, translating into MSPAPAARPSQRPPFPAARLLAALPPRTLRGRVVLVLACGMVLIQIVSMLYVVSRGGPFVYSSVARQAAMRLAGQALLLDAAKPDARAGMIAQMVQGASRIALTTTPPIRPHGRVPSSEQPGTTGMTGMTGTTGTAGTNDAPGVTGIPGLAADVYSSIFAEHLRGLLAPDMQLVCRVDGIARDVGRRPPPPPGRIDDGHYDIGYTVGVRLRDGMWAVFTHVLPEGDRPWIPQPMLWDLGWRIVGVALLGLLVVGWMTRPLRMLADAADEFGAGLVRAPLPERGPLEIRRAAQAFNRMQDRIRQFVDERGRLLAAISHDLRTPVTRMRLRADQVEPPELRERFLADLDEIRDLLSTTIDFVRSTDSREATAAVDVTALLESLAEDCLDLHTGQAGLAEQAGQSGLAGQTAQAPLRITLHGTAEGRPTHISAQPLALKRCLSNLLENAARYGGGQVDIEVREAGDTLSVAIRDRGPGLPEHYTDKVFEPFFRVEHSRNRQTGGSGLGLSIARNIARQHGGDITLTNRDGGGLEALLRLPRARHERP; encoded by the coding sequence ATGAGTCCCGCACCCGCGGCGCGCCCGTCCCAACGGCCACCGTTCCCCGCCGCACGCCTGCTGGCGGCGCTGCCGCCGCGTACCCTGCGTGGCCGGGTGGTGCTGGTGCTGGCATGCGGCATGGTGCTCATCCAGATCGTCAGCATGCTGTACGTGGTCTCGCGCGGGGGGCCGTTCGTGTACAGTTCCGTGGCCCGACAGGCCGCCATGCGCCTTGCCGGGCAGGCCCTGCTGCTGGATGCCGCAAAGCCGGACGCACGGGCAGGCATGATCGCCCAGATGGTGCAGGGCGCAAGCCGCATCGCCCTGACCACCACCCCGCCCATCAGGCCCCATGGCCGCGTGCCCTCGTCCGAACAGCCCGGGACGACGGGCATGACGGGCATGACGGGCACAACGGGCACAGCGGGCACGAACGATGCACCTGGCGTAACCGGCATACCCGGCCTGGCCGCCGACGTGTATTCCTCCATCTTCGCGGAGCATCTGCGCGGACTGCTGGCCCCGGACATGCAGCTTGTCTGCCGGGTGGACGGCATTGCCCGCGACGTGGGGCGCCGTCCGCCGCCGCCCCCGGGGCGCATCGACGACGGCCACTACGACATCGGCTACACCGTGGGCGTACGCCTGCGCGACGGCATGTGGGCCGTGTTCACCCACGTGCTGCCCGAGGGCGACCGGCCGTGGATACCCCAACCCATGCTGTGGGATCTGGGCTGGCGCATCGTGGGAGTGGCCCTGCTGGGCCTGCTGGTGGTGGGCTGGATGACCCGCCCCCTGCGCATGCTGGCCGACGCCGCCGACGAATTCGGCGCCGGGCTGGTGCGTGCGCCCCTGCCGGAGCGCGGCCCGCTGGAAATCCGCCGCGCGGCGCAGGCCTTCAACCGCATGCAGGACCGCATCCGCCAATTCGTGGACGAGCGCGGACGGCTGCTGGCCGCCATCTCGCACGACCTGCGCACCCCGGTCACCCGCATGCGCCTGCGCGCGGACCAGGTGGAGCCGCCGGAACTGCGCGAACGGTTCCTGGCCGATCTTGACGAAATACGGGATCTGCTCTCCACCACCATCGACTTCGTGCGCAGCACCGACAGCCGCGAGGCAACCGCCGCCGTGGACGTGACCGCCCTGCTGGAAAGCCTGGCCGAGGACTGTCTGGATCTGCACACCGGTCAGGCAGGGCTGGCCGAGCAGGCCGGACAATCAGGCCTGGCAGGGCAGACAGCCCAGGCCCCGCTACGCATCACCCTGCACGGCACCGCCGAAGGTCGGCCCACCCACATCTCGGCCCAGCCCCTGGCGCTGAAGCGCTGCCTGTCCAACCTGCTGGAAAATGCGGCGCGCTACGGCGGCGGGCAGGTGGACATAGAGGTGCGCGAGGCTGGCGACACGCTGTCCGTGGCCATCCGCGACCGGGGCCCAGGCCTGCCGGAACATTACACGGACAAGGTATTCGAACCGTTCTTTCGCGTGGAGCATTCACGCAACCGCCAGACCGGCGGCAGCGGCCTTGGCCTGTCCATTGCCCGCAACATCGCCCGCCAGCACGGCGGCGACATCACCCTGACCAACCGCGATGGCGGCGGGCTGGAAGCGCTGCTGCGCCTGCCGCGCGCGCGCCACGAACGTCCGTGA
- a CDS encoding response regulator, which produces MNTPEHILVVDDDPEIRDLLTGYLDKHGFRAESAAEGAEMFRMLEVGRYDLVVLDVMLPGDDGLTLCRKLRARSELPVIMLTALDDDTDRIIGLELGADDYVAKPFNPRELVARIRTVLRRARSLPENIAQAEPEAMSRTIRFAGWTLDTVPRHLVAPDGVVVNLSGAEYRLLRVFLKYPNRVMSRDQLLDLTQGRAAEAFDRSIDVLVSRLRTRLRDNGREPQIIKTVRGDGYYLATDVERDAGTDGAPDGTPNGAPDPAPGTPPPSFPGPVDA; this is translated from the coding sequence ATGAACACCCCGGAACACATCCTGGTCGTGGACGACGACCCCGAAATCCGCGATCTGCTCACCGGCTATCTCGACAAGCACGGCTTTCGCGCCGAGTCGGCCGCCGAGGGCGCAGAGATGTTCCGCATGCTCGAGGTAGGCCGCTACGACCTCGTGGTGCTGGACGTGATGCTGCCCGGCGACGACGGGCTTACCTTGTGCCGCAAGCTGCGCGCCCGGTCTGAACTGCCGGTGATCATGCTGACCGCGCTGGACGATGACACAGACCGCATCATCGGGCTGGAACTGGGGGCCGACGACTACGTGGCCAAGCCGTTCAACCCGCGCGAACTGGTGGCCCGCATCCGCACCGTGCTGCGCCGTGCCCGATCCCTGCCCGAAAACATCGCCCAGGCCGAGCCGGAGGCCATGTCGCGCACCATCCGCTTTGCCGGGTGGACGCTGGACACGGTACCCCGCCATCTGGTGGCCCCGGACGGGGTGGTGGTGAACCTGAGCGGCGCGGAATACCGCCTGCTGCGGGTTTTCCTGAAGTATCCCAACAGGGTGATGAGCCGCGACCAGTTGCTGGACCTGACCCAGGGCCGCGCGGCGGAAGCCTTTGACCGGTCCATCGACGTGCTGGTCAGCCGCCTGCGCACCCGGCTGCGCGACAACGGGCGCGAGCCGCAGATCATCAAGACCGTGCGCGGCGACGGCTACTATCTGGCCACCGACGTGGAACGCGATGCCGGGACCGATGGCGCCCCGGACGGCACCCCGAATGGTGCGCCTGACCCCGCGCCCGGCACGCCTCCTCCCTCTTTCCCCGGCCCGGTCGACGCATGA
- a CDS encoding methyl-accepting chemotaxis protein produces MRGTTGFFDKLNTRIGALVIALLAVGFGGLGWYVTSATTNLALDLQQRSSQGLVDTAQVAADITLENQKKLVIALARQRAIVEAVASGNDESGAAQNRFRDYLRTYKDIWSAYAFDKRGVVVAGANNGGADERGQDKSGHAVVREVLNGSELSMDKTVAKGGGRMIFRMATALRDASGALIGGVQVSFDFNAFTEAAISPIRVGQTGYLYILDGDGTFIAHPDPATLLQPGKDLPFVREMLANPRGTLQYEFKGTRKLAAYTRMDKTGWIIASTVNEAELLAEAYSLRNVVAGIATLVCVVLAVVVVLMLRRMVVLPLQAMGQFTADIAGGNFGTTLDGSFACELAELADNTRRMKDSIKRELGFARGVLEGIPTPCGIVAPDFTMSWANPQVCELLGRPKPPSDYYGMKSGEFYWFDPNRETMSDKAIKERRTLTGKNVWTSQDGTRTVHIDVVTTPFYDMDGELLGSISFWNDISEMVEKQHQIEAQRDRIAEAARAAMDISARLSTAAEELASQIEESSRGTENQKTRVAESATAVEQMNASILEVARSAGSAAENADLARSRAEQGEKVVQDTVGSIRALRDRMTEMGGSLHELGKQADGIGAIIDMISDIADQTNLLALNAAIEAARAGDAGRGFAVVADEVRKLAEKTMSATSEVGQVIRAIQQVTQKSVDLMGLAGADADTSAERSAQAGTSLHEILRVSVDTADMVRSIASAAEEQSATSEQIARATEELNVISSETAEAMNQSAMAIAEVARMAEELRAIIEGMKS; encoded by the coding sequence ATGCGGGGTACTACGGGATTCTTCGACAAGCTGAACACCCGGATCGGCGCGCTGGTCATCGCGCTGCTGGCGGTCGGTTTCGGCGGGCTGGGCTGGTACGTCACTTCTGCCACCACCAACCTGGCGCTGGACTTGCAACAACGCAGTTCCCAGGGGTTGGTGGATACGGCGCAGGTAGCCGCAGATATCACACTGGAAAATCAGAAGAAGCTGGTCATCGCTCTGGCCCGGCAACGGGCCATCGTGGAAGCTGTCGCGAGTGGCAACGACGAAAGCGGCGCGGCCCAGAACCGCTTCCGCGACTATCTGCGCACCTACAAGGACATCTGGTCTGCCTACGCCTTCGATAAACGGGGCGTGGTGGTTGCCGGGGCCAACAATGGCGGCGCCGACGAGCGCGGCCAGGACAAGAGCGGGCACGCCGTGGTCCGCGAGGTGCTGAACGGCAGCGAACTGTCCATGGACAAGACCGTGGCCAAGGGCGGCGGTAGAATGATCTTCCGCATGGCCACTGCGCTGCGCGACGCGTCTGGCGCGCTCATCGGCGGGGTGCAGGTGTCGTTCGACTTCAACGCCTTCACCGAAGCCGCCATCTCGCCCATCAGGGTCGGGCAGACCGGCTACCTGTATATCCTGGATGGGGACGGCACCTTCATCGCCCACCCCGATCCGGCCACCCTGCTGCAACCCGGCAAGGACCTGCCCTTCGTGCGCGAGATGCTGGCCAACCCGCGCGGCACGTTGCAGTACGAATTCAAGGGCACGCGTAAACTGGCGGCATACACCCGGATGGACAAGACGGGCTGGATCATTGCCAGCACCGTGAACGAAGCGGAATTGCTGGCAGAGGCGTATTCGCTACGCAATGTGGTGGCGGGCATTGCCACGCTGGTCTGCGTGGTGCTGGCCGTTGTTGTGGTGCTGATGCTGCGCAGAATGGTGGTGTTGCCCCTGCAGGCCATGGGCCAATTCACGGCGGACATTGCCGGGGGCAACTTCGGCACCACGCTGGATGGCAGTTTTGCCTGCGAGCTGGCGGAGCTTGCCGACAACACCCGGCGCATGAAGGACAGCATCAAGCGCGAACTGGGCTTTGCCCGGGGCGTGCTGGAGGGCATTCCCACCCCGTGCGGCATCGTGGCGCCGGATTTCACCATGTCCTGGGCCAACCCTCAGGTCTGTGAACTGCTGGGCAGGCCAAAGCCCCCATCGGACTATTACGGCATGAAATCCGGCGAGTTCTACTGGTTCGACCCCAACCGGGAAACGATGTCTGACAAGGCCATCAAGGAACGGCGCACCCTGACCGGCAAGAACGTGTGGACATCGCAGGACGGCACGCGCACCGTGCACATCGACGTGGTGACCACCCCGTTCTACGACATGGACGGCGAACTGCTGGGCTCCATCTCGTTCTGGAACGACATCAGCGAGATGGTGGAAAAGCAGCACCAGATCGAGGCCCAGCGTGACCGCATCGCCGAGGCGGCACGCGCGGCCATGGACATTTCCGCCCGGCTGTCCACGGCGGCGGAAGAACTGGCCTCGCAGATAGAGGAATCCAGCCGGGGCACGGAAAACCAGAAGACCCGCGTTGCCGAATCGGCCACTGCCGTGGAACAGATGAACGCTTCCATCCTGGAAGTGGCGCGCAGCGCGGGCAGTGCCGCGGAAAACGCCGACCTTGCCCGTTCCCGCGCCGAACAGGGCGAAAAGGTGGTGCAGGACACGGTGGGTTCCATCCGCGCCCTGCGCGACCGCATGACCGAAATGGGCGGCAGCCTGCATGAACTGGGCAAGCAGGCCGACGGCATTGGCGCCATCATCGACATGATCTCGGACATCGCCGACCAGACCAACCTGCTGGCCCTGAACGCGGCCATCGAGGCGGCCCGCGCGGGCGACGCCGGGCGCGGATTCGCCGTTGTGGCGGACGAGGTGCGGAAGCTGGCGGAAAAGACCATGAGCGCCACCAGCGAGGTGGGGCAGGTCATCCGGGCCATCCAGCAGGTGACCCAGAAAAGCGTGGACCTGATGGGCCTTGCCGGCGCCGACGCGGACACCTCTGCGGAGCGGTCCGCCCAGGCCGGGACCTCGCTGCACGAGATACTGCGCGTTTCAGTGGACACGGCGGACATGGTGCGGTCCATCGCATCCGCCGCAGAGGAACAGTCCGCGACCAGCGAACAGATTGCCCGCGCCACCGAAGAACTGAACGTCATCTCCAGCGAGACGGCAGAGGCCATGAACCAGTCGGCCATGGCCATCGCCGAGGTGGCCCGCATGGCCGAGGAACTGCGCGCCATCATCGAGGGCATGAAGTCGTAG
- a CDS encoding ABC transporter permease, whose product MYQIALKMLLANRGKYLGMVLSLAFTSLIMTQQPAVFASILTRTYGLIDDIAIADIWVMDPQAQSVEESKAMPDTRLSLVRSVSGVEWAVPLHKGQLKVRLPDGNTVGCGLIGVDDVSLIGAPGVMRSGSMADLRMSDAVVVDAEGASNRLAVQTDHGLRPLGVGDALEVNDRRAVVVGVANATPTFQSQPILYTTYSRVKVFNKSERKVMSFVLVKARPGQDHRALAARIASETGLNALTADDFRVRTLRHFIKRTAIIMHFGTTIFMSFCIGAVVTGLMFHNFTQDALRHFGVLKAMGTDDRTLLLMILSQALLVAGTGFGIGVGMAMIMGNLPGDPMGMRLSPLILAVGGSAVLSITLVSAALSIRQVLRLEPAVVFKQ is encoded by the coding sequence ATGTATCAGATCGCGCTCAAGATGCTGCTCGCCAACCGGGGCAAGTACCTCGGCATGGTGCTGAGCCTGGCCTTCACCTCGCTGATCATGACTCAGCAGCCCGCCGTGTTCGCCAGCATCCTTACCCGTACCTACGGGCTCATCGACGACATCGCCATCGCCGACATCTGGGTCATGGACCCCCAGGCCCAGTCGGTGGAGGAATCGAAGGCCATGCCCGACACGCGCCTTTCCCTGGTGCGCAGCGTCAGCGGCGTGGAATGGGCCGTGCCCCTGCACAAGGGCCAGTTGAAGGTGCGCCTGCCCGACGGCAACACCGTGGGCTGCGGGCTCATCGGCGTGGACGACGTGTCGCTCATCGGCGCGCCGGGCGTCATGCGCTCCGGCAGCATGGCGGACCTGCGCATGAGCGATGCCGTGGTGGTGGACGCCGAGGGCGCGTCCAACCGCCTTGCCGTGCAGACGGACCACGGTCTGCGTCCCCTGGGCGTGGGTGACGCGCTGGAGGTCAACGACCGCCGCGCCGTGGTGGTGGGCGTGGCCAACGCCACCCCCACCTTCCAGTCGCAACCCATCCTGTACACCACCTATTCGCGGGTGAAGGTGTTCAACAAGAGCGAGCGCAAGGTGATGTCCTTCGTGCTGGTAAAGGCCCGGCCCGGGCAGGACCACCGCGCGCTTGCCGCGCGCATCGCGTCGGAGACCGGCCTCAACGCCCTGACCGCCGACGACTTCCGCGTGCGTACCTTGCGGCATTTCATCAAGCGCACGGCCATCATCATGCACTTCGGCACCACCATTTTCATGAGCTTCTGCATCGGCGCGGTGGTCACCGGGCTGATGTTCCACAACTTCACTCAGGACGCATTGCGCCACTTCGGCGTGCTGAAGGCCATGGGCACCGACGACCGCACCCTGCTGCTGATGATCCTGTCGCAGGCCCTGCTGGTGGCGGGCACCGGCTTCGGCATCGGGGTGGGCATGGCCATGATCATGGGCAATCTGCCCGGCGACCCCATGGGCATGCGCCTTTCACCGCTGATTCTGGCGGTGGGCGGCAGCGCGGTGTTGTCCATCACCCTGGTTTCGGCGGCGCTCAGCATCCGCCAGGTACTGCGGCTGGAACCGGCCGTGGTGTTCAAGCAATAG